A stretch of Cygnus olor isolate bCygOlo1 chromosome 16, bCygOlo1.pri.v2, whole genome shotgun sequence DNA encodes these proteins:
- the ANGPT4 gene encoding angiopoietin-4 has product MRALGLVLVALAALCAAAAQRRALDGGGRRRFHRVQHGHCSYTFVLPEADPVPCPSNAAPSPSNALLQRDSPAGTAQAARGAAQRLQHLERILENSTQWLLKLESYIQSSMKPEMAQLQQTAVQNQTATMLEIGSSLLNQSAEQTRKLTDVEAQVLNQTSRIEMQLLENSLSTNKLEKQLLVQTNEIHKLQSRNNILEVRVLEMEAKHQAELAGLRSEKERLQRLVSRQSGTIEDLEKSLLAASANSSLLQRQQQQLLEAVQGLVRLVSQGRALLPREEQLFQDCAELRRAGFHTSGVYTLHIANLSEPKKAFCDMETDGGGWTVIQLRANGSLSFQRSWREYKQGFGDVAGEHWLGNEAVHLLTSRAPYALRVELRDWEGSQVYAHYGKFQLGSERQLYRLSLQDYSGTAGQQSGLALQGTNFSTRDADNDNCLCKCAQMLSGGWWFDACGLSNLNGIYYPARHNIRKLNGIRWHYFQGPSYSLKGTRMLIRPAGF; this is encoded by the exons ATGCGGGCGCTCGGCCTCGTCCTGGTGGCGCTGGCGGCGCTGTGCGCGGCTGCAGCCCAGCGGCGGGCGCTGGAtgggggcggccggcggcgctTCCACCGCGTGCAGCACGGGCACTGCAGCTACACCTTCGTGCTGCCCGAGGCCGACCCGGTGCCCTGCCCGTCCAacgccgcccccagcccctccaacGCACTGCTGCAGCGGGACTCGCCGGCCGGCACCGCGCAGGCCGCCCGCGGGGCTGCCCAGCGCCTGCAGCACCTCGAGAGGATCCTGGAGAACAGCACCCAGTGGCTGCTGAAG CTGGAGAGCTACATCCAGAGCAGCATGAAGCCGGAGATGGCGCAGCTGCAGCAGACGGCGGTGCAGAACCAGACAGCCACCATGCTGGAGATCGGCAGCTCCCTCCTCAACCAGAGCGCCGAGCAGACCCGCAAGCTCACCGACGTGGAAGCCCAG gTGCTGAACCAGACGTCACGCATCGAgatgcagctgctggagaaCTCCCTGTCCACCAACaagctggagaagcagctgctggtgcagaCGAACGAGATCcacaagctgcagagcaggaacaa CATCCTGGAGGTGCGGGTGCTGGAGATGGAGGCGAAGCACCAGGcggagctggcggggctccGCTCGGAGAAGGAGAGGCTGCAGCGCCTGGTGAGCCGGCAGAGCGGCACCATCGAGGACCTGGAGAAGTCGCTGCTGGCGGCCAGCGCCAACTCCAGCCTGCtccagcggcagcagcagcagctcctcgaGGCGGTGCAGGGCCTCGTGCGCCTCGTCTCGCAGGGCAGAG ccctgctgcccagggaggagCAGCTCTTCCAGGACTGCGCCGAGCTGCGCCGGGCCGGCTTCCACACCAGTGGGGTCTACACCCTGCACATCGCCAACCTCAGCGAGCCCAAAAAG GCGTTCTGCGACATGGAGACGGACGGCGGGGGCTGGACGGTCATCCAGCTCCGCGCCAACGGCAGCCTCAGCTTCcagaggagctggagggagTACAAGCAG GGCTTTGGGGACGTGGCGGGCGAGCACTGGCTGGGCAACGAAGCCGTGCACCTGCTGACGAGCCGGGCGCCCTACGCCCTGCGCGTGGAGCTGCGGGACTGGGAGGGCAGCCAGGTCTATGCCCACTACGGGAAGTTCCAGCTGGGCAGCGAGCGGCAGCTCTACAG GCTCTCGCTGCAGGACTACAGCGGCACGGCAGGGCAGCAGAGCGGCTTGGCCCTGCAGGGCACCAACTTCAGCACCCGCGACGCCGACAACGACAACTGCCTCTGCAAGTGCGCCCAGATGTTGTCGGGAG GCTGGTGGTTCGACGCCTGCGGCCTCTCCAACCTGAACGGCATCTACTACCCGGCCCGGCACAACATCCGCAAGCTCAACGGCATCCGCTGGCACTACTTCCAGGGGCCCAGCTACTCGCTGAAGGGCACCCGCATGCTGATACGGCCCGCGGGCTTCTAG
- the FAM110A gene encoding protein FAM110A isoform X2, whose protein sequence is MPVEALNAGDAMKGAAVTAPFTSAMPIRILNKGPEYFRRRVEPGARKPSAVERLEADKAKYVKSQQVASTKQEPVKPPLLKQPLFAPGVRRAMLTPSRKTPPGPRRSEAGGTKTSLNLEILNNLINICDSPFPKAESPRGREWQCKAEAPGTGAEGAGKAPESPAAPKPSGTVAVRRVDVRPCGALPARVSPAGQVTPVSLSPAPGRLPAAPALSSPSRPESARRQTLLHRSKSDLSDRFSRATADLERFFNYCGLDPEEVRDMGAEHFARASSDIVSVKFHSVSTASSEGGRSPRSAATPEGRPAERMPYGISVVERNARVIKWLYGLRQAREPQQVSNV, encoded by the coding sequence ATGCCCGTCGAGGCGCTGAACGCCGGCGATGCCATGAAGGGGGCGGCGGTGACGGCGCCCTTCACCTCGGCCATGCCCATCCGCATCCTCAACAAGGGCCCCGAGTATTTCCGACGGCGCGTGGAGCCGGGCGCGCGGAAACCCAGCGCCGTGGAGAGGCTGGAGGCCGACAAGGCCAAGTACGTGAAGAGCCAGCAGGTCGCCAGCACCAAGCAGGAGCCGGTGAAGCCGCCGCTGCTCAAGCAGCCCCTCTTCGCCCCGGGCGTGCGCCGGGCCATGCTCACCCCGAGCCGTAAGACGCCGCCGGGACCACGCCGTTCGGAGGCCGGCGGGACGAAGACCTCCCTCAACCTGGAGATCCTCAACAACCTCATCAACATCTGCGACAGCCCCTTCCCCAAGGCGGAGAGCCCGCGGGGCCGGGAGTGGCAATGCAAGGCGGAGGCGCCGGGCACCGGTGCGGAGGGGGCTGGCAAGGCACCGGagagccccgccgcccccaaGCCCTCCGGCACCGTGGCCGTGCGCAGGGTGGACGTGCGGCCCTGCGGGGCTCTGCCCGCCAGGGTGTCCCCCGCCGGCCAGGTGACGCCGGTGTCCTTGTCACCCGCCCCGGGCAGGCTGCCTGCGGCGCCGGCGCTGAGCTCGCCCAGCCGCCCCGAGAGCGCCCGCCGGCAAACCCTGCTGCACCGCTCCAAGTCGGACCTGAGCGACCGCTTCTCGCGGGCCACCGCCGACCTGGAGCGCTTCTTCAACTACTGCGGCCTGGACCCGGAGGAGGTGCGGGACATGGGCGCGGAGCACTTCGCCCGCGCCAGCTCCGACATCGTGTCCGTCAAGTTTCACAGCGTCAGCACGGCCAGCTCGGAGGGCGGCCGCTCGCCCCGCAGCGCGGCCACACCGGAGGGCCGGCCGGCCGAGCGCATGCCCTACGGCATCTCCGTGGTGGAGCGCAACGCCCGCGTTATCAAGTGGCTCTACGGGCTGCGCCAGGCCCGCGAGCCCCAGCAGGTCTCCAACGTGTAG
- the FAM110A gene encoding protein FAM110A isoform X1 codes for MTQPQLKRGLAWRKAPCLCVHAGKERCFQSLRSTGLPRRASSPSGDSEGAVRRPATGRPVPVPHEPCREQGRPQCGEAAGTGPPSHHGTSTGRGGSDSAGQIQPAARAPRAPRAPPPARTMPVEALNAGDAMKGAAVTAPFTSAMPIRILNKGPEYFRRRVEPGARKPSAVERLEADKAKYVKSQQVASTKQEPVKPPLLKQPLFAPGVRRAMLTPSRKTPPGPRRSEAGGTKTSLNLEILNNLINICDSPFPKAESPRGREWQCKAEAPGTGAEGAGKAPESPAAPKPSGTVAVRRVDVRPCGALPARVSPAGQVTPVSLSPAPGRLPAAPALSSPSRPESARRQTLLHRSKSDLSDRFSRATADLERFFNYCGLDPEEVRDMGAEHFARASSDIVSVKFHSVSTASSEGGRSPRSAATPEGRPAERMPYGISVVERNARVIKWLYGLRQAREPQQVSNV; via the exons ATGACGCAGCCGCAATTAAAGCGTGGCCTGGCGTGGAGGAAAGCCCCGTGCCTCTGCGTGCACGCTGGCAAGGAGAGGTGTTTTCAATCCCTTCGGAGCACCGGGCTGCCTCGGAGGGCGTCTTCTCCCAGCGGTGACTCAGAGGGAGCCGTGAGACGCCCCGCCACGGGCAGACCCGTTCCAGTGCCCCACgagccctgcagggagcaggggaggcCACAGTgcggggaggcagcaggcacgGGGCCACCGAGCCACCACGGGACAAGCacgggccgggggggctctgaCAGCGCAGGGCAGATCCAG CCCGCGGCGCgtgccccccgcgccccccgcgccccgccgcccgcccggaCGATGCCCGTCGAGGCGCTGAACGCCGGCGATGCCATGAAGGGGGCGGCGGTGACGGCGCCCTTCACCTCGGCCATGCCCATCCGCATCCTCAACAAGGGCCCCGAGTATTTCCGACGGCGCGTGGAGCCGGGCGCGCGGAAACCCAGCGCCGTGGAGAGGCTGGAGGCCGACAAGGCCAAGTACGTGAAGAGCCAGCAGGTCGCCAGCACCAAGCAGGAGCCGGTGAAGCCGCCGCTGCTCAAGCAGCCCCTCTTCGCCCCGGGCGTGCGCCGGGCCATGCTCACCCCGAGCCGTAAGACGCCGCCGGGACCACGCCGTTCGGAGGCCGGCGGGACGAAGACCTCCCTCAACCTGGAGATCCTCAACAACCTCATCAACATCTGCGACAGCCCCTTCCCCAAGGCGGAGAGCCCGCGGGGCCGGGAGTGGCAATGCAAGGCGGAGGCGCCGGGCACCGGTGCGGAGGGGGCTGGCAAGGCACCGGagagccccgccgcccccaaGCCCTCCGGCACCGTGGCCGTGCGCAGGGTGGACGTGCGGCCCTGCGGGGCTCTGCCCGCCAGGGTGTCCCCCGCCGGCCAGGTGACGCCGGTGTCCTTGTCACCCGCCCCGGGCAGGCTGCCTGCGGCGCCGGCGCTGAGCTCGCCCAGCCGCCCCGAGAGCGCCCGCCGGCAAACCCTGCTGCACCGCTCCAAGTCGGACCTGAGCGACCGCTTCTCGCGGGCCACCGCCGACCTGGAGCGCTTCTTCAACTACTGCGGCCTGGACCCGGAGGAGGTGCGGGACATGGGCGCGGAGCACTTCGCCCGCGCCAGCTCCGACATCGTGTCCGTCAAGTTTCACAGCGTCAGCACGGCCAGCTCGGAGGGCGGCCGCTCGCCCCGCAGCGCGGCCACACCGGAGGGCCGGCCGGCCGAGCGCATGCCCTACGGCATCTCCGTGGTGGAGCGCAACGCCCGCGTTATCAAGTGGCTCTACGGGCTGCGCCAGGCCCGCGAGCCCCAGCAGGTCTCCAACGTGTAG